The Colias croceus chromosome 3, ilColCroc2.1 genome includes a region encoding these proteins:
- the LOC123690734 gene encoding alpha-tocopherol transfer protein-like isoform X2, with protein sequence MSYTLRTVVPELFQKRDPLDPKLNEILKRGFSLPLNTVKKGSGRPVLLRYGFPDGKLFPVEDLMKICYMVIEILMQEDDNFIVVGEEAIVDLKDISLAAIGQWTPALAKKVITSFEKALPVRVKNMHLLNPPPGFETMFAFIKSFMSDKLKKRIHLHNPPYENFHKEFSQEALPVEYGGKNGTIQELTDYWKAKVESYRDWFLAEESIRSDESRRPEKPKTASSLFGLEGSFRKLDVD encoded by the exons ATGAGTTACACGCTACGTACTGTGGTACCtgaattatttcaaaaaaggGACCCCTTAGATCCAAAGttgaatgaaatattaaaaagggG TTTTTCGTTACCATTGAATACAGTGAAGAAAGGTAGTGGTCGTCCAGTACTATTGCGATATGGTTTTCCAGATGGAAAGCTATTTCCAGTTGAGGATCTAATGAAAATTTGTTACATGGTGATTGAGATATTAATGCAAGAAGATGACAATTTTATAGTCGTTGGGGAG GAAGCTATTGTAGATTTAAAGGATATCAGTTTAGCTGCAATCGGTCAATGGACACCAGCATTAGCGAAGAAAGTTATAACATCTTTCGAGAAGGCTCTCCCAGTTCGCGTCAAGAATATGCACTTGCTCAACCCTCCGCCCGGATTTGAAACTATGTTTGCCTTTATAAAATCGTTTATGAGCGACAAGTTGAAGAAGagg ATCCATCTTCATAATCCACCGTACGAAAATTTTCACAAAGAATTTTCACAAGAGGCTCTACCCGTTGAATACGGTGGAAAGAACGGGACCATACAAGAACTTACGG ATTACTGGAAAGCTAAAGTGGAAAGCTACCGCGACTGGTTCCTCGCTGAGGAAAGCATTCGGTCAGACGAGTCTAGACGCCCAGAGAAACCGAAGACTGCATCTTCACTGTTCGGACTTGAAGGCTCCTTCCGAAAACTGGATGTTGACTAA
- the LOC123690734 gene encoding alpha-tocopherol transfer protein-like isoform X1: MLKIRPLPQNLQEIAEKELHEKTERLAADVTAIRNWLQKQPHLHKVSPPDQIIVSFLRGNKFSLERTKEKLDMSYTLRTVVPELFQKRDPLDPKLNEILKRGFSLPLNTVKKGSGRPVLLRYGFPDGKLFPVEDLMKICYMVIEILMQEDDNFIVVGEEAIVDLKDISLAAIGQWTPALAKKVITSFEKALPVRVKNMHLLNPPPGFETMFAFIKSFMSDKLKKRIHLHNPPYENFHKEFSQEALPVEYGGKNGTIQELTDYWKAKVESYRDWFLAEESIRSDESRRPEKPKTASSLFGLEGSFRKLDVD; the protein is encoded by the exons atgttgaaaataagACCACTGCCACAAAACTTGCAAGAAATAGCTGAAAAGGAGCTTCATGAAAAGACGGAAAGATTGGCCGCTGATGTTACAGCTATTAGAAATTGGCTCCAAAAACAGCCGCATTTACACAAAGTCAGTCCAC CCGATCAAATAATAGTGTCCTTTTTACGAGGAAATAAGTTCAGCCTTGAAAGGACAAAAGAAAAACTCGACATGAGTTACACGCTACGTACTGTGGTACCtgaattatttcaaaaaaggGACCCCTTAGATCCAAAGttgaatgaaatattaaaaagggG TTTTTCGTTACCATTGAATACAGTGAAGAAAGGTAGTGGTCGTCCAGTACTATTGCGATATGGTTTTCCAGATGGAAAGCTATTTCCAGTTGAGGATCTAATGAAAATTTGTTACATGGTGATTGAGATATTAATGCAAGAAGATGACAATTTTATAGTCGTTGGGGAG GAAGCTATTGTAGATTTAAAGGATATCAGTTTAGCTGCAATCGGTCAATGGACACCAGCATTAGCGAAGAAAGTTATAACATCTTTCGAGAAGGCTCTCCCAGTTCGCGTCAAGAATATGCACTTGCTCAACCCTCCGCCCGGATTTGAAACTATGTTTGCCTTTATAAAATCGTTTATGAGCGACAAGTTGAAGAAGagg ATCCATCTTCATAATCCACCGTACGAAAATTTTCACAAAGAATTTTCACAAGAGGCTCTACCCGTTGAATACGGTGGAAAGAACGGGACCATACAAGAACTTACGG ATTACTGGAAAGCTAAAGTGGAAAGCTACCGCGACTGGTTCCTCGCTGAGGAAAGCATTCGGTCAGACGAGTCTAGACGCCCAGAGAAACCGAAGACTGCATCTTCACTGTTCGGACTTGAAGGCTCCTTCCGAAAACTGGATGTTGACTAA